The following proteins come from a genomic window of Corallococcus sp. NCRR:
- a CDS encoding cupin domain-containing protein, with translation MDVKQLSAFQGFSLEKLQKHTVFQSGRFFLDVYCLAPGQAQKPHRHATSDKVYLVLEGSCRFRIGDEEAAHGPGSTLFAPAGTEHGVVNDGPDNARLLVLMTPPPEHA, from the coding sequence ATGGATGTGAAGCAGCTTTCGGCCTTCCAGGGCTTCTCCTTGGAGAAGCTCCAGAAGCACACCGTCTTCCAGTCGGGTCGTTTCTTCCTCGACGTCTACTGCCTGGCCCCGGGCCAGGCGCAGAAACCCCACCGGCATGCCACGTCCGACAAGGTGTACCTCGTGCTGGAGGGGAGCTGCCGCTTCCGCATCGGCGACGAGGAAGCGGCGCATGGCCCCGGTTCCACCCTCTTCGCCCCCGCGGGCACCGAACACGGCGTCGTCAATGACGGCCCGGACAACGCCCGCCTCCTCGTCCTGATGACCCCGCCTCCGGAGCACGCATGA
- a CDS encoding vitamin K epoxide reductase/DsbA family protein, protein MSKKAPTPAAPVPTRGALALLVLGLLTSALAVYQWMELLTLRAGGATSCGINEHVNCETVWNSDFASAVHDTLGIPIAGLGLVWGLSAVGLAALYLAWAKAGRSVRPAASGLRLLAVAGVISVAVFASVSASVGVVCPTCLGTYVLVLAFAGVAWRGLPGPLMPQAGEWGDTLMWTMGISAVAFVAMLMPGRATPHAQKAGDFLKPVASTQTQTSDSSSSTPPPPAPPSTLPEFIASLDPQQRQFLSDALAVYRSATPKLAAYPPRALFGPPDAPVKVLEWTDSKCPHCKALVEELALIKQHAPQGMLSVEARQFPLDGQCNPAIPNRGPDALSVRCAAARATVCLEGAKDFWTLREKLFAAQAFLDTDKVMEIASSGSVARPQLEGCMSAPETIGKLRQDVEYAMRFNIQGTPLVLVNGREVPPSAPLIYALVLASGNPDAPGFSALPPPRSRGTGSPGHEGHAHP, encoded by the coding sequence ATGAGCAAGAAGGCCCCGACCCCGGCCGCCCCCGTCCCCACCCGTGGCGCACTCGCGCTGCTGGTGCTGGGCCTCCTCACCAGTGCGCTCGCCGTCTATCAATGGATGGAGCTGCTCACGCTGCGCGCCGGTGGCGCCACCAGCTGCGGCATCAACGAGCACGTCAACTGCGAGACCGTCTGGAACTCGGACTTCGCCAGCGCCGTGCACGACACCCTGGGCATCCCCATCGCGGGCCTGGGGCTCGTGTGGGGCCTGTCCGCCGTGGGGCTCGCCGCGCTGTACCTTGCGTGGGCGAAGGCGGGCCGCTCGGTGCGTCCGGCGGCCAGCGGCCTGCGCCTGCTGGCGGTCGCGGGCGTCATCTCCGTCGCCGTCTTCGCCAGCGTCAGCGCGAGCGTGGGCGTGGTGTGCCCCACGTGCCTGGGCACCTACGTGCTGGTGCTCGCGTTCGCGGGCGTGGCCTGGCGCGGCCTGCCCGGACCCCTCATGCCCCAGGCGGGCGAGTGGGGCGACACGCTCATGTGGACGATGGGCATCTCCGCCGTCGCCTTCGTGGCCATGCTGATGCCCGGCCGGGCCACGCCGCACGCGCAGAAGGCCGGTGACTTCCTGAAGCCGGTGGCCTCCACGCAGACGCAGACGTCGGACAGCTCCAGCAGCACTCCGCCCCCGCCCGCGCCGCCCTCCACGCTGCCGGAGTTCATCGCCAGCCTGGATCCGCAGCAGCGCCAGTTCCTGTCGGACGCGCTCGCGGTGTACCGCTCGGCCACGCCGAAGCTCGCGGCCTATCCGCCGCGCGCCCTCTTCGGCCCGCCGGACGCGCCGGTGAAGGTGCTGGAGTGGACGGACAGCAAGTGCCCCCACTGCAAGGCGCTGGTGGAGGAGCTGGCCCTCATCAAGCAGCACGCGCCCCAGGGCATGCTGTCCGTGGAGGCCCGGCAGTTCCCGCTGGATGGCCAGTGCAACCCGGCCATCCCCAACCGCGGTCCGGACGCGCTCAGCGTGCGCTGCGCCGCGGCCCGCGCCACGGTGTGCCTGGAGGGCGCCAAGGACTTCTGGACACTGCGCGAGAAGCTCTTCGCCGCGCAGGCCTTCCTGGACACGGACAAGGTGATGGAGATCGCCAGCTCCGGCTCCGTGGCGCGCCCGCAGCTGGAGGGGTGCATGTCGGCGCCGGAGACCATCGGGAAGCTGCGCCAGGACGTCGAGTACGCCATGCGCTTCAACATCCAGGGCACGCCGCTGGTGCTGGTGAACGGCCGTGAGGTGCCCCCGTCCGCGCCGCTCATCTACGCGCTGGTGCTGGCGAGCGGAAACCCGGACGCCCCCGGCTTCAGCGCCCTGCCGCCGCCGCGCTCGCGGGGCACCGGCTCCCCCGGCCACGAGGGCCACGCCCACCCGTAA